ATCCGGATATTTGTCACGGGAAGCCTTGCATTCGGCACATGCGTTGGCCAGTCGATGTCGTCCTGGACCTGTTGTCCTCTGGGATGAGCATCGATGATATCCTCGCTGATCATCCGGAGCTGGAGCGGGAAGACATTACCGCCTGTCTTCAATACGCGCGTCTGTTGGCTTCCGGCGAGCCCATTCAACGGGTCGCCTGATGCGCGTGCTGTGTGATGTCCACATCCCCTATCGATTGGTCAATCGCCTGCGCGATTTGGGAGTGGACGCAACCCATGTCAATCGGATCTTGGATGGATCACGGACCAAGGATTCGGCGATCGCAGCCTATGGGGACCTTGAAAAATTGCCATCCGGGCAATTTTTCAAGACGCGAAGCGAAAATGCGATTTCCGCTTCGCTCCATTTTCAGTCGCTTAGGCGACTGAAAATGGCGGGGCATCCTTGCCCCGCGCAGGCACCTTGAATTTTTCAAGGTGCCCTGTCGATGCCAATCGGATGTTGTTGATCACGAAAGATGGTGATTTTCGTGACCGCCATTTTTTGACCGGCACCCCCGCTCGCGTGCTGCGTGTGACCCTTGGAAATCTATCGAACACTGAGCTGATTGCGTTGGTGGAGGCGAGTTGGAACGCGATCGCCGAGTCTTGTCGTGAGCAGGCGTGCTACCTCGAGCTGTCTCGCGCAGGGGTTGTCAGGCTACCGCACGAAGGCTCGCGCATTAAATGATTGCTTGAGCCTCGTCTATGCAGGGAGAGCGCATCGAGCTTCTCTCGATTCCTGATCCACATCCCATCCAGGGAACACCAACACGGCCGGATGGCGCTTGAGCGCGCGGCCGAGCTGCTTGACCCGCTCGACACCCAATCGGACGCGGTCATGCTCGATCGCTGAGATTGTCGACTGCGGAATGCCCGAGAGGACCGCCAGTTCGTTTTGGCTCAGCCCCTGCCTATCACGAAGGATCCGCACCGATTCTCCCGGAGACGCGTCGATCAGGCGTTCGGCTCAGCGATAGTCGCTCATCTCACTTCCTCAGGTAATCGTGACCGGTCAGGCGGAT
This portion of the Thioflavicoccus mobilis 8321 genome encodes:
- a CDS encoding DUF5615 family PIN-like protein encodes the protein MRVLCDVHIPYRLVNRLRDLGVDATHVNRILDGSRTKDSAIAAYGDLEKLPSGQFFKTRSENAISASLHFQSLRRLKMAGHPCPAQAP
- a CDS encoding DUF433 domain-containing protein, which produces MLNLDRITLDPDICHGKPCIRHMRWPVDVVLDLLSSGMSIDDILADHPELEREDITACLQYARLLASGEPIQRVA
- a CDS encoding helix-turn-helix transcriptional regulator, which gives rise to MIDASPGESVRILRDRQGLSQNELAVLSGIPQSTISAIEHDRVRLGVERVKQLGRALKRHPAVLVFPGWDVDQESREARCALPA
- a CDS encoding DUF5615 family PIN-like protein is translated as MLLITKDGDFRDRHFLTGTPARVLRVTLGNLSNTELIALVEASWNAIAESCREQACYLELSRAGVVRLPHEGSRIK